One segment of Chloroflexota bacterium DNA contains the following:
- a CDS encoding DUF2442 domain-containing protein, with protein sequence MSTVDDREAEDELAGPDGDLVRPVAVEARGKYRIWLKYSDGAEGEVDLSDCAGKGVFKVWDEPGVFESVHLDEYNAVQWTDDLDMCPVALYMDLTDKTWEEVYPDAPA encoded by the coding sequence ATGAGCACGGTGGACGACCGCGAGGCGGAGGACGAACTGGCGGGACCGGACGGCGACCTCGTCCGTCCGGTCGCGGTGGAGGCCAGGGGCAAGTACCGCATCTGGCTCAAGTACTCCGACGGCGCGGAGGGGGAGGTCGATCTCTCCGACTGCGCCGGCAAGGGTGTGTTCAAAGTATGGGATGAGCCAGGGGTGTTTGAGTCTGTCCACCTTGATGAGTACAACGCAGTCCAATGGACGGACGACTTGGACATGTGCCCGGTGGCGCTATACATGGACTTGACCGACAAGACGTGGG